The nucleotide sequence CTGCATAGATGAGGCTGGAGGAGAGCATCCGGGAAAGGTGGCCTGGGCCCACGGCCCTCTGAGCGACCCCTGGGGTAGGAACTGGCCGAGCGACACGACCGCCACGTCCAGTCTGCCTCAAGTTCGCCCACTTAGACTCTATAATTCTCGTTGCGGGTTGTTCTGCCTCTGACTCTCTAGCTTTCTGCTATTTCTGGGCTATATCCCTCACTGCCTCACTATCTCAGTTCTGAATGTGTCTCTGAGCCATCGCCTTGTGTCTTTCTCTCCAAATCTCTCCCGATCTGTTTTCTACTCCTACCCGGCACCTAGGTCCCCCACAAAGCAGAGGCCAGAGGGGGGCCCAAAGTCAGCTTGGATTTGATTGCGCGCGGCCAGCATTTCCCGAGGACACAGTAGGAATACAGTGCCGGAGAGGTTCGGAGCGAGTGTGCCCGACAGCCAAATGCAGCCGCGTTGGGCTgccagcctctgcctccctccctgcttagGGAGGGGCCGAAGCGCGCGCGCGAGCGAGGGTCGAGGGGTAGGGGGCTGGCCAGTCTCTTGCCCCAGCGGCCACCCCGGGGATCCCaagctcctcccccaccctgtttcTATTGGCCTcgggcgcccccgcccccagccgccCGCTGGAGCTCTGGGGCCCTTAAGCTACTACCGGATAAATAGCCCCGGGCGCCTGGCGTGAAGCTAGGGGTGGGGAAGCCCCCGGGCGCTGCCGCCGCTCTCCTCACCGCTTGTTAGACCCGACAGGACTAGGCAGAGGGGGAAAGTCGCCCGTACATTCAGACCCCTACTACTTTACCACCTTACGGCCAGGACTCCGGAGAGTCAGAAAGTTTCGGGCAACCCCTACCGAAGCCAGGACTGCGCCACCCCCTGCCGGGATATGGAGCTGCTGTCGCCGCCGCTCCGGGACGTAGATTTGACTGGCCCCGACGGCTCCCTCTGCAACTTTGCCTCCGCGGACGATTTCTATGATGACCCGTGTTTCGACTCTCCGGACCTGCGCTTCTTCGAAGACCTGGACCCGCGCCTCGTGCACGTGGGCGCGCTCCTGAAGCCCGAGGAACATTCGCACTTCCCTGCGGCCGTGCACCCGACCCCGGGCGCGCGCGAGGACGAGCATGTGCGCGCGCCCAGCGGGCACCACCAGGCTGGCCGCTGTCTATTGTGGGCCTGCAAAGCGTGCAAGCGCAAGACCACTAACGCCGACCGCCGCAAGGCCGCCACCATGCGCGAGCGGCGCCGCCTGAGCAAAGTCAACGAGGCTTTCGAGACGCTGAAGCGCTGCACGTCCAGCAACCCAAACCAGCGGCTGCCCAAGGTGGAGATCCTGCGCAACGCGATTCGCTACATCGAAGGCCTGCAGGCGCTGCTGCGCGACCAGGACGCCGCGCCCCCTGGCGCAGCCG is from Neofelis nebulosa isolate mNeoNeb1 chromosome 10, mNeoNeb1.pri, whole genome shotgun sequence and encodes:
- the MYOD1 gene encoding myoblast determination protein 1, which encodes MELLSPPLRDVDLTGPDGSLCNFASADDFYDDPCFDSPDLRFFEDLDPRLVHVGALLKPEEHSHFPAAVHPTPGAREDEHVRAPSGHHQAGRCLLWACKACKRKTTNADRRKAATMRERRRLSKVNEAFETLKRCTSSNPNQRLPKVEILRNAIRYIEGLQALLRDQDAAPPGAAAAFYAPGPLPPGRGGEHYSGDSDASSPRSNCSDGMMDYSGPPSGARRRNCYDSTYYSEAPSEPRPGKSAAVSSLDCLSSIVERISTESPTAPSLLLADAPPESSPGPQEAAAQSEVERGAPTPSPDAAPQCPAGANPNPIYQVL